In one window of Anser cygnoides isolate HZ-2024a breed goose chromosome 3, Taihu_goose_T2T_genome, whole genome shotgun sequence DNA:
- the TSNAX gene encoding translin-associated protein X isoform X4 encodes MTSFKSFQLELDTRHDKYERLVKLSRDITIESKRTIFLLHRFTSAPNGEEILNESEVKLDAVRRKIKQVAQELIGEDMYQFHRAISPGLQEYVEAASFQYFIKTRSLISVEEINKQLIFTAEDREETTNTTSNSQDKQPHTWSLKVTPVDYLLGVADLTGELMRLCISSVGNGDIDTPFELSQFLRQIYDGFTFIGNTGPYEVSKKLYTLKQSLAKVENACYTLKVRGSEIPKHMLADVFSSKAELIDQEEGLS; translated from the exons CATTTCAGCTGGAGCTTGACACCAGGCATGATAAATACGAACGGCTTGTGAAGCTCAGTCGTGATATAACTATCGAAAGCAAAAGAACGATATTTCTGCTCCACAGGTTTACCAG TGCTCCCAATGGGGAAGAAATACTAAATGAATCTGAAGTCAAGTTAGATGCTGTCAGACGAAAGATTAAGCAGGTTGCACAAGAACTGATTGGAGAAGACATGTATCAGTTCCACAGAGCTATATCTCCAg GACTTCAAGAGTATGTTGAGGCAgcttcatttcagtattttattaaaacacgATCTTTAATTAGTGTTGAAGAGATCAATAAACAACTAATATTTACAGCGGAAGACAGGGAAGAAACAACAAACACG ACTTCCAATTCCCAGGATAAGCAACCACACACTTGGAGCCTGAAGGTAACACCCGTAGATTACCTGCTGGGAGTGGCTGATCTAACTGGAGAGCTGATGCGGCTGTGCATCAGCAGTGTTGGAAATGGTGACATTGACACGCCTTTTGAACTGAGCCAGTTCTTACGTCAGATCTATGATGGTTTTACTTTTATTGGCAACACTGGACCTTATGAAGTATCGAAGAAGCTGTATACCTTGAAGCAGAGTCTGGCAAAGGTAGAGAATGCCTGCTACACGTTAAAAGTACGGGGATCTGAAATCCCAAAGCACATGCTGGCTGATGTGTTCTCCTCCAAAGCAGAATTGATTGACCAAGAGGAAGGTCTTTCTTAA